One segment of Alistipes finegoldii DSM 17242 DNA contains the following:
- a CDS encoding NADH-quinone oxidoreductase subunit N encodes MDYSNIFTSMQAEVTLIAVIVLLFLYDLIAGERGRRRFSAVACGLLALQVAVNVVPGTPGEVFGGMFQYVPMHSIVKSVLTVGTLIVFLQADAWLRRGDTAHKQGEFYILTLSTLLGMYLMVGAGNFLLFFIGMELASVPMACLVAFDKYKRYSAEAGAKYILCALFASGLMLYGISFFYGTTGTLYFDDMAARITGSPLQIMAMVFFFAGLGFKISLVPFHLWTADTYQGAPTTVTSYLSVVSKGSAAFVLMTVLMKVFGPMIGQWQTLLYAVTVLSITVANLFAIRQKDLKRFLAFSSISQAGYIMLAVIGGSAFGMTSLVFYVLVYMAANLAVFGVVSTVEQHSGGKVGIEDYNGLYRTNPKLALMMTLALFSLAGIPPFAGFFSKFFVFAAAFKGGFHLLVFIALINTVISLYYYLLVVKAMYITPNDAPVAPFRSDRYTRISLALCMAGVLLLGVVSAVYDGINAFAFGL; translated from the coding sequence ATGGATTACAGCAACATATTTACCTCTATGCAGGCCGAAGTGACGCTCATCGCGGTGATCGTCCTGCTGTTTCTCTATGACCTGATCGCGGGGGAGCGGGGACGCCGCCGGTTTTCGGCCGTCGCCTGCGGACTGCTCGCGCTGCAGGTCGCGGTCAATGTCGTTCCGGGGACTCCGGGCGAAGTGTTCGGGGGCATGTTCCAGTACGTGCCGATGCACTCCATCGTCAAGAGCGTGCTGACCGTCGGGACGCTGATCGTCTTCCTGCAGGCCGATGCGTGGCTGCGCCGCGGGGATACGGCCCACAAGCAGGGCGAGTTCTACATCCTGACCCTCTCGACGCTGCTGGGCATGTATCTGATGGTCGGCGCGGGCAACTTCCTGCTTTTCTTTATCGGCATGGAGCTGGCTTCGGTGCCGATGGCCTGTCTGGTGGCGTTCGACAAGTACAAGCGTTATTCGGCCGAGGCGGGTGCGAAGTACATCCTCTGCGCCCTCTTCGCCAGCGGGCTGATGCTCTATGGAATCTCGTTCTTCTACGGGACGACCGGGACGCTCTATTTCGACGATATGGCGGCGCGCATTACGGGTTCGCCGCTGCAGATCATGGCCATGGTCTTCTTCTTCGCGGGGCTGGGGTTCAAGATTTCGCTGGTCCCGTTCCACCTCTGGACCGCCGACACCTATCAGGGCGCGCCGACGACGGTGACCTCCTACCTGTCGGTGGTGTCGAAAGGCTCGGCGGCGTTCGTGCTGATGACCGTGCTGATGAAGGTCTTCGGGCCGATGATCGGGCAGTGGCAGACGCTGCTCTATGCCGTGACGGTGCTGTCGATCACGGTGGCGAACCTCTTCGCCATCCGGCAGAAGGACCTGAAACGCTTCCTCGCCTTCTCGTCCATCTCGCAGGCCGGTTACATCATGCTGGCCGTGATCGGCGGGAGCGCCTTCGGCATGACTTCGCTGGTCTTCTACGTGCTGGTTTACATGGCCGCGAACCTCGCGGTTTTCGGTGTCGTTTCGACGGTCGAGCAGCATAGCGGCGGCAAGGTCGGGATCGAAGATTACAACGGGCTGTACCGCACCAATCCCAAGCTGGCGCTGATGATGACCCTCGCGCTCTTCTCGCTGGCGGGCATTCCGCCCTTTGCCGGGTTCTTCTCGAAGTTCTTCGTCTTCGCCGCGGCGTTCAAAGGCGGCTTCCACCTGCTGGTGTTCATCGCGCTGATCAATACGGTCATCTCGCTCTATTACTACCTGCTGGTGGTCAAGGCGATGTATATCACTCCGAACGATGCGCCCGTCGCGCCGTTCCGCAGCGACCGCTATACCCGCATCAGTCTTGCGCTCTGCATGGCGGGCGTCCTGCTGCTGGGAGTCGTCAGCGCCGTATACGACGGTATAAACGCTTTCGCGTTCGGGCTTTGA
- a CDS encoding glucosaminidase domain-containing protein encodes MNFSKNAILLAGILLTAFGSLRAQVRQTREEYIDRYKSIAVAHMERYGIPASITMAQGILESDCGNSRLSIMSNNHFGIKCKRNWTGEKVYHDDDAKGECFRSYPTVEASYQDHAEFLDTQPRYDSLFAYSPTDYKSWARGLKAAGYATAPDYAQRLCRIIEEAQLFLLDQPDGERLYASRSGRKITDPEGWFTDQTSMERPADASSAVDPDNYRVTINAHNGYNVYATNGVHYVLAKEGDTFENIGKKFRISARNLRKFNDLKDKKAQPMPHEVVYIERKKKRWEGNAHTHTCRQGETAYAVGQSYAIRTRSIEKLNKLRPGDTLEQGRQIRIK; translated from the coding sequence ATGAATTTTTCCAAAAATGCAATACTGCTCGCTGGAATCCTCCTGACGGCATTCGGAAGCCTGCGGGCGCAGGTCCGCCAGACCCGCGAGGAGTATATCGACCGTTACAAATCCATCGCCGTGGCCCACATGGAGCGTTACGGCATCCCGGCCAGCATCACCATGGCGCAGGGCATCCTCGAATCCGACTGCGGCAACAGCCGTCTCTCGATAATGTCCAACAACCACTTCGGCATCAAGTGCAAACGCAACTGGACGGGCGAAAAAGTCTACCACGACGACGACGCCAAAGGCGAGTGCTTCCGCAGCTATCCCACGGTCGAAGCCTCGTACCAAGACCATGCCGAATTCCTCGACACGCAGCCCCGCTACGACTCGCTGTTCGCCTACTCCCCGACCGACTACAAAAGCTGGGCGCGGGGACTGAAGGCCGCCGGCTACGCCACGGCGCCCGACTATGCGCAGCGGCTCTGCCGCATCATCGAGGAGGCCCAGCTCTTCCTGCTGGACCAGCCCGACGGCGAGCGGCTCTACGCTTCGCGTTCGGGCCGCAAGATCACCGATCCCGAAGGCTGGTTCACCGACCAGACCAGCATGGAGCGCCCGGCCGACGCATCGTCGGCCGTCGATCCGGACAACTACCGCGTGACAATCAACGCCCACAACGGCTACAACGTCTATGCGACCAACGGCGTGCACTACGTGCTGGCCAAGGAGGGCGACACGTTCGAGAACATCGGGAAGAAATTCCGCATTTCGGCACGCAATCTGCGCAAGTTCAACGATCTGAAGGACAAGAAGGCCCAGCCGATGCCCCACGAGGTGGTCTACATCGAGCGCAAGAAAAAACGCTGGGAGGGCAACGCCCACACCCACACCTGCCGTCAGGGCGAAACGGCCTACGCCGTGGGGCAGTCGTACGCCATCCGCACCCGCTCGATCGAGAAGCTCAACAAGCTCAGGCCGGGCGACACGCTCGAACAGGGCCGCCAGATACGCATAAAGTAA
- a CDS encoding phosphodiester glycosidase family protein: MTKLLAGAFLLLFSFAAAAQTPEDSVAFAGARWQITPLAAGAECRRAQIDMFDSRQTVSVVAYPARNFTTEIIQLDGKASPTSELGKAAGADAALNGSYFNMKTLAPVTFVLIDKQILGRTTPGETMRTNGVIALRDKRGRKMDILRCDTTQYSRIARRYRSALAAGPMLVRDGRSVEYDSEDSFYARRHPRTLIGKRADGTVVMAVIDGRFKGEADGATIAETAYIARQLGLVDALNLDGGGSSTLWTAQEGILNHPYDNKRFDHEGERGVPNCIVIRRNK; the protein is encoded by the coding sequence ATGACTAAATTACTTGCGGGAGCCTTCCTGCTCCTCTTTTCTTTTGCGGCCGCGGCCCAGACACCCGAAGACTCGGTCGCTTTCGCCGGCGCCCGCTGGCAGATCACGCCCCTCGCGGCGGGCGCCGAATGCCGCCGCGCCCAGATCGACATGTTCGATTCGCGGCAGACCGTCTCGGTGGTCGCCTACCCCGCCCGTAATTTCACGACGGAAATCATACAGCTCGACGGCAAAGCATCCCCCACGAGCGAGCTGGGCAAAGCCGCCGGAGCCGACGCCGCCCTGAACGGCAGCTACTTCAACATGAAGACGCTCGCCCCCGTAACCTTCGTACTGATCGACAAGCAGATTCTGGGCCGGACGACTCCCGGTGAGACGATGCGCACCAACGGCGTCATCGCTTTGCGCGACAAACGCGGCCGCAAAATGGACATTCTCCGCTGCGACACGACCCAATACTCCCGCATCGCCCGCCGTTACCGCTCGGCGCTGGCCGCAGGTCCGATGCTGGTCCGCGACGGCCGGAGCGTCGAATACGACTCCGAAGACAGCTTCTACGCCCGCCGCCATCCCCGCACGCTGATCGGCAAACGGGCCGACGGCACGGTCGTCATGGCCGTCATCGACGGCCGCTTCAAGGGCGAAGCCGACGGCGCAACCATCGCCGAAACAGCCTACATCGCCCGTCAGCTGGGGCTCGTCGATGCGCTGAACCTCGACGGCGGCGGTTCCTCGACGCTCTGGACAGCGCAGGAAGGCATCCTCAACCACCCCTACGACAACAAACGTTTCGACCACGAAGGCGAGCGCGGCGTTCCCAACTGCATCGTGATCCGCCGCAACAAATAG
- a CDS encoding sulfide/dihydroorotate dehydrogenase-like FAD/NAD-binding protein: protein MYPILEKRLLAEGIWLMKVLAPRVARSARPGQFIIVRADEHGERIPLTISDFDAEEGSVTIVTQAIGASTRKICSLEAGEAFADFAGPLGHPSEFVEMPLDELRKRHYLFVAGGVGTAPVYPQVKWLKEHGVKADVIIGAKTRDMLIYTDAMRAVAENLHIATDDGSEGFKGLVTQVIDELIGKQGRHYDECVAIGPMIMMKFVALTTKKYALKTTVSLNALMVDGTGMCGACRVTVAGRTRFTCVEGPEFDGHEVDFDEAMRRQGMYRTQEQRAAAIEAERQAGHQCKIGLDK from the coding sequence ATGTACCCGATACTTGAAAAAAGACTCCTCGCAGAGGGCATCTGGCTGATGAAAGTCCTCGCACCGCGCGTCGCACGCTCGGCCCGGCCGGGACAGTTCATCATCGTCCGCGCCGATGAACACGGCGAACGCATTCCGCTCACGATCTCCGACTTCGACGCCGAAGAGGGCAGCGTCACCATCGTAACGCAGGCCATCGGCGCTTCGACGCGCAAAATCTGTTCGCTCGAAGCGGGCGAAGCGTTCGCCGACTTCGCAGGCCCGCTCGGCCACCCCTCCGAATTCGTCGAAATGCCGCTCGACGAACTCCGCAAGCGGCATTACCTCTTCGTCGCAGGCGGCGTGGGCACCGCCCCGGTCTATCCTCAGGTCAAATGGCTCAAGGAACACGGCGTCAAGGCCGACGTGATCATCGGCGCCAAGACCCGCGACATGCTCATTTACACCGACGCGATGCGCGCCGTGGCCGAAAACCTCCATATCGCCACCGACGACGGCTCCGAAGGCTTCAAAGGGCTTGTTACGCAGGTGATCGACGAACTGATCGGAAAGCAGGGCAGGCATTACGACGAATGCGTGGCCATCGGTCCGATGATCATGATGAAGTTCGTGGCCCTCACGACGAAGAAATACGCGCTGAAAACGACCGTCTCGCTCAATGCACTGATGGTCGATGGAACGGGCATGTGCGGGGCCTGCCGCGTGACGGTGGCAGGCAGGACGCGCTTCACATGCGTCGAAGGCCCCGAATTCGACGGCCACGAAGTCGATTTCGACGAAGCGATGCGCCGTCAGGGCATGTACCGCACGCAGGAACAGCGCGCCGCGGCCATCGAAGCCGAGCGTCAAGCCGGACACCAATGTAAAATAGGACTGGACAAATAA
- a CDS encoding S9 family peptidase, protein MKASLITLLAAALLGAGIVQAQNEYAEIARLRGMNQTVRGIRSMADGEHYTTLEGSNIIRHSYAAAGPGERMLPSSAANLTITDYSFSPDERQILIASGSKPIYRHSYTTSYFLAAGNSLTPVLREAEAPRDASFSPDSRLIAYSDRNDLYVYDTAARQTRRITDDGAWNSVINGTTDWVYEEEFGFTKAYAFSPDSRRIAYLRFDESQVPLMEMMRFDGKLYNQAYSFKYPKAGERNSTVEVWVCDLATGAKERIDTGRETDQYIPRIGWTPDGRLYFFRLNRRQNTFEVILCEPNGAQRTIYDERSQQYVERVDDSSLTFVDKDRFLVRQESHTGYMHLYLYSIRRGFLAQVTKGDWEVTDVAGTDGKRVWYLSTETSPLRRNLYSVRLDGTQKRRLTTGEGFYTIAPSADMKYYISTFSNAATPNRVEICDGEGNPVRLLADSKALRDELAAANRPQKEFFTFATERGDTLNAYIVKPRGFDPSQRYPVLLTQYSGPGSQSVRDRWSLDWEDARADKGYIVVCADGRGTGFRGEKFKKQTYGRLGALEVEDQLSLARYMAAQPYADPARIGIYGWSYGGFMALSCALKGHGLFKMAIAVAPVTSWRYYDSIYTEIYNNLPQYNASGYDDNSPLNFARMLDDTKTRLLIIHGTADDNVHFQNTVEMTRALNRCGKQYDMMVYPDQNHSMQPHDTANVRQKMIRYTLDNL, encoded by the coding sequence TTGAAAGCATCGTTAATTACGCTCCTTGCGGCCGCACTGCTCGGAGCGGGCATCGTACAGGCCCAGAACGAATACGCCGAAATCGCCCGACTGCGGGGCATGAACCAGACCGTCCGCGGCATCCGCTCGATGGCCGACGGCGAGCACTACACCACGCTCGAAGGCAGCAACATCATCCGCCACAGCTACGCCGCGGCGGGACCGGGCGAGCGGATGCTCCCTTCGTCCGCGGCCAACCTGACGATCACCGACTACTCCTTCTCGCCCGACGAGCGGCAGATACTGATCGCTTCGGGGTCGAAGCCGATCTACCGCCACTCCTATACGACCAGCTATTTTCTGGCTGCGGGCAACAGCCTGACGCCCGTACTCCGGGAGGCCGAAGCCCCGCGCGACGCTTCGTTCTCGCCCGACAGCAGACTGATCGCCTATTCGGACCGCAACGACCTTTACGTTTACGACACCGCCGCCCGGCAGACGCGCCGCATCACCGACGACGGTGCGTGGAATTCGGTCATCAACGGCACGACCGACTGGGTTTACGAGGAGGAGTTCGGCTTCACGAAAGCCTATGCCTTTTCGCCCGACAGCCGCCGCATCGCCTACCTGCGCTTCGACGAATCTCAGGTGCCACTGATGGAGATGATGCGCTTCGACGGCAAGCTCTACAATCAGGCCTACTCGTTCAAATACCCCAAGGCCGGCGAACGCAATTCGACGGTCGAAGTGTGGGTCTGCGACCTCGCGACCGGCGCCAAAGAGCGCATCGACACGGGCCGCGAAACCGACCAGTACATCCCCCGCATCGGCTGGACCCCCGACGGGCGGCTCTACTTCTTCCGGCTCAACCGCCGCCAGAACACCTTCGAGGTGATTCTCTGCGAGCCTAACGGCGCCCAGCGGACGATCTACGACGAACGTTCGCAGCAGTACGTCGAGCGCGTGGACGACTCCTCGCTCACGTTCGTGGACAAAGACCGCTTCCTCGTACGGCAGGAGAGCCACACGGGATACATGCACCTCTACCTCTACAGCATCCGCCGGGGTTTCCTCGCGCAGGTGACCAAGGGCGACTGGGAGGTGACCGACGTCGCGGGCACCGACGGCAAGCGCGTGTGGTACCTCTCGACTGAGACCTCCCCCCTGCGCCGCAACCTCTACAGCGTGCGGCTCGACGGCACGCAGAAACGCCGCCTGACCACGGGCGAAGGCTTCTATACGATCGCGCCGAGCGCCGACATGAAATACTACATATCGACCTTCTCCAACGCCGCGACCCCCAACCGGGTCGAGATCTGCGACGGCGAGGGCAACCCGGTCCGCCTGCTGGCCGACAGCAAGGCCCTGCGCGATGAGCTGGCCGCCGCGAACCGCCCGCAAAAGGAGTTCTTCACCTTCGCCACCGAGCGCGGCGACACGCTCAACGCCTACATCGTCAAGCCCCGCGGCTTCGACCCTTCGCAACGCTACCCCGTCCTGCTGACGCAGTATTCGGGTCCCGGTTCGCAGTCGGTGCGCGACCGCTGGTCGCTCGACTGGGAGGACGCGCGGGCCGACAAGGGCTATATCGTGGTCTGCGCCGACGGACGCGGCACGGGTTTCCGGGGCGAGAAATTCAAGAAACAGACCTACGGACGGCTGGGCGCGCTCGAAGTCGAGGATCAGCTCTCGCTGGCCCGCTACATGGCGGCGCAGCCCTATGCCGACCCGGCGCGCATCGGCATCTACGGCTGGTCCTACGGCGGATTCATGGCCCTGAGCTGCGCGCTCAAAGGGCACGGACTGTTCAAAATGGCAATCGCCGTGGCGCCCGTCACTTCGTGGCGCTACTACGACTCGATCTACACCGAAATCTACAACAACCTGCCGCAGTACAACGCTTCGGGTTACGACGACAACTCGCCGCTCAACTTCGCCCGGATGCTCGACGACACCAAGACCCGCCTGCTGATCATCCACGGCACGGCCGACGACAACGTCCACTTCCAGAACACCGTCGAGATGACCCGCGCCCTGAACCGCTGCGGCAAGCAGTACGACATGATGGTCTACCCCGACCAGAACCACTCGATGCAGCCCCACGACACGGCGAACGTACGGCAGAAAATGATCCGCTACACGCTGGACAACCTTTAA
- a CDS encoding glycosyltransferase family 9 protein, producing MVRKSKKLPRHLIVYRTSAMGDVAMLAHALRALKRAYPDLQVTVATRPLFRAFFTDLDVGFLDVDVKGAHHSLCGIWRLAAQARRLGADAVADVHGVLRSVTFRTALRLHGIPFAAIGKGRDEKGEFIRRGGRGVKPAKHTVVRYCDVFRKLGFVFDDPKPAVRREHPSPMGEKTGTWIGFAPFSAQQGKTYPEPLARETVRLLAGRYDRVFIHSGGGAEAEFAQEMERLHPNVTALFGRVKMAGEIDLIANLDCVVSMDSLVMHLASLVATPVVSVWGATHPGLGFFGYGCDPRGIVQADMECRPCSVFGNKPCRYGDYRCLHAVTPAMIVERVEEIVGK from the coding sequence ATGGTCAGAAAAAGTAAGAAGCTTCCGCGTCATCTGATCGTGTACCGGACCTCGGCGATGGGGGACGTGGCGATGCTCGCGCATGCGCTGCGGGCCTTGAAGCGGGCATATCCCGATCTGCAGGTCACGGTTGCCACGCGACCGCTGTTCCGGGCCTTTTTCACGGACCTCGACGTCGGTTTTCTGGACGTCGATGTCAAGGGCGCCCACCATTCGCTGTGCGGCATATGGCGGCTGGCCGCCCAAGCGCGGCGGCTGGGGGCGGATGCCGTGGCCGACGTGCACGGCGTGCTGCGTTCGGTGACGTTCCGCACGGCTTTGCGGCTGCACGGTATTCCCTTCGCGGCCATCGGGAAGGGCCGGGACGAGAAGGGTGAATTTATCCGGCGCGGCGGCCGGGGTGTCAAACCTGCGAAACATACAGTCGTCCGCTATTGCGACGTATTCCGGAAACTGGGATTCGTGTTCGACGATCCGAAGCCGGCCGTGCGGCGCGAGCATCCCAGTCCGATGGGTGAAAAGACGGGGACGTGGATCGGTTTCGCCCCTTTCTCGGCGCAGCAGGGCAAGACCTATCCCGAACCGCTGGCCCGCGAGACGGTGCGCCTGCTTGCCGGGCGTTATGACCGGGTTTTCATCCATAGCGGCGGGGGTGCCGAGGCGGAATTCGCGCAGGAGATGGAGCGCCTTCATCCTAATGTCACGGCGCTGTTCGGACGGGTTAAGATGGCGGGCGAGATCGACCTGATCGCCAATCTGGATTGCGTGGTGTCGATGGATTCGCTGGTCATGCATTTGGCTTCACTCGTGGCGACGCCCGTGGTGTCGGTATGGGGTGCGACGCATCCCGGTCTGGGATTCTTCGGGTACGGCTGCGATCCGCGCGGCATCGTGCAGGCCGATATGGAGTGCCGCCCGTGCTCGGTCTTCGGAAATAAACCGTGCCGTTACGGAGATTACCGTTGTCTGCATGCCGTGACGCCCGCCATGATCGTGGAGCGGGTTGAGGAGATCGTCGGCAAATGA
- the gltA gene encoding NADPH-dependent glutamate synthase, with product MANKIPRVPVREQDPKVRATNFEEVCYGYDLEEATLEASRCLQCKNPRCVAACPVNIRIPDFIGALHRGELQQAADIIAEDSSLPSICGRVCPQESQCEGSCILGIKSEPVAIGKLERFVGDWKLEHGAAAHRTAPRNGRRVAVIGSGPAGLACASDLAKMGYGVKIFEALHKVGGVLVYGIPEFRLPKQRIVAREIAEVERLGVEIETDVIVGRTVTVDSLLGEEGYDAVFIGSGAGLPRFMGIPGENLNGVVSANEFLTRANLMRAYDDTYDTPIYVGKRVVVVGGGNVAMDAVRTAKRLGAEATIVYRRSEKELPARVEEVHHAKQEGICFRMLTNPAEVLGDERGWVTGIRCVEMELGEPDQSGRRSPVVKPGSEFDIACDVVIMALGTSPNPLLAATTAGLETDRRGCITADGQGATSREGVFAGGDAVTGAATVILAMGAGRTAARAIDEYLRKR from the coding sequence ATGGCAAACAAGATACCGCGCGTCCCCGTGCGCGAACAAGACCCGAAAGTACGTGCGACCAACTTCGAGGAGGTCTGCTACGGCTACGACCTCGAAGAGGCGACGCTCGAAGCGTCGCGCTGCCTGCAATGCAAGAATCCCCGCTGCGTAGCGGCCTGCCCGGTCAATATCCGCATCCCGGACTTTATCGGAGCCTTGCACCGGGGCGAGTTGCAGCAAGCGGCCGACATCATCGCCGAAGACAGTTCGCTGCCTTCGATCTGCGGCCGCGTCTGCCCGCAGGAATCGCAGTGCGAAGGCTCCTGCATTCTGGGCATCAAGAGCGAACCGGTCGCCATCGGCAAACTCGAACGTTTCGTAGGCGACTGGAAACTCGAACACGGCGCCGCGGCGCACCGCACCGCACCGCGCAACGGCCGCAGGGTCGCCGTCATCGGCAGCGGCCCGGCGGGACTGGCCTGCGCCAGCGACCTTGCGAAAATGGGTTACGGAGTCAAGATATTCGAAGCCCTGCACAAGGTGGGAGGCGTACTGGTCTACGGCATTCCCGAATTCCGTCTGCCCAAACAGCGCATCGTGGCGCGCGAGATCGCCGAAGTCGAGCGGCTCGGCGTGGAGATCGAAACCGATGTCATCGTGGGCCGCACCGTCACCGTCGATTCGCTGCTCGGCGAGGAGGGGTACGACGCCGTATTCATCGGCTCCGGCGCGGGACTTCCCCGCTTCATGGGCATTCCGGGCGAGAACCTCAACGGCGTGGTTTCGGCCAACGAATTCCTGACGCGCGCCAACCTGATGCGCGCCTACGACGACACGTACGACACCCCGATCTACGTCGGCAAGCGTGTGGTCGTGGTCGGCGGCGGCAACGTGGCGATGGATGCCGTGCGCACGGCCAAACGGCTGGGCGCCGAGGCGACGATCGTCTACCGCCGCAGCGAAAAGGAGCTTCCGGCACGTGTCGAGGAGGTCCATCACGCCAAGCAGGAGGGCATCTGCTTCCGCATGCTCACCAACCCCGCGGAGGTCCTCGGCGACGAGCGCGGCTGGGTCACCGGCATCCGGTGCGTGGAGATGGAGCTGGGCGAACCCGACCAGAGCGGCCGCCGCTCGCCCGTAGTGAAGCCCGGCTCAGAATTCGACATCGCCTGCGACGTGGTCATCATGGCGCTGGGCACCTCGCCCAATCCCCTGCTGGCCGCCACGACCGCAGGACTGGAGACCGACCGCCGCGGCTGCATCACGGCCGACGGGCAGGGCGCCACGTCGCGCGAAGGGGTCTTCGCGGGCGGCGACGCCGTAACCGGCGCCGCGACCGTCATCCTCGCCATGGGCGCAGGCCGCACAGCGGCACGGGCCATCGACGAATACCTCAGAAAGCGTTAA
- a CDS encoding lipocalin family protein, which yields MKSIKIMAAAIALCGMTACGDNTPKTFTGFITDASMNTVTVENAEGTFTFSTMDADKSEANGLLLGAPVVVDYKGKLEDGAAAAKVATDPTYAEAVGKWTMPDPINPEGVMGIDILIEGQAQSINMATLRYTSWELQGEAGKILLKGQSVGNGQTIDFTETGIIAKDADGVYTLTIEGNKTVYTKATK from the coding sequence ATGAAAAGCATCAAGATCATGGCCGCCGCCATCGCTTTGTGCGGCATGACTGCCTGCGGCGACAACACGCCCAAAACCTTTACCGGCTTCATCACCGATGCGTCGATGAACACCGTAACCGTCGAGAACGCCGAAGGGACCTTCACCTTCTCGACTATGGACGCCGACAAGAGCGAAGCCAACGGCCTGCTGCTCGGCGCCCCGGTCGTCGTGGACTACAAAGGCAAGCTGGAGGACGGCGCCGCAGCCGCTAAAGTCGCCACCGACCCGACCTATGCCGAAGCCGTCGGCAAATGGACCATGCCCGACCCCATCAACCCCGAAGGCGTAATGGGCATCGACATCCTGATCGAAGGTCAGGCCCAGTCGATCAACATGGCCACGCTGCGCTACACCTCGTGGGAGCTGCAGGGCGAAGCCGGCAAAATCCTGCTCAAAGGCCAAAGCGTCGGCAACGGCCAGACCATCGACTTCACCGAGACGGGTATCATCGCCAAGGACGCCGACGGCGTATACACGCTGACCATCGAGGGCAACAAGACGGTTTACACCAAAGCGACCAAATAG
- a CDS encoding DUF4254 domain-containing protein, producing the protein MFTENANRIFNRVIEEYHRWDDVDRPVENPYEPGTIDHLLYHKNWIDTVQWHLEDIIRDPQIDPVAALAIKRRIDKSNQERTDMVEYVDSYLLDKYREIEPLPGARLNTETPAWAIDRLSILALKIYHMACETERTDVDDAHRAACRKKLDVLLAQQADLSKAIEELIEDIEAGRKYMKTYKQMKMYNDPALNPVLYGQKK; encoded by the coding sequence ATGTTTACCGAAAACGCAAACCGCATTTTCAACCGGGTTATCGAAGAGTATCACCGCTGGGACGATGTGGACCGCCCCGTCGAGAATCCCTATGAGCCGGGAACGATCGATCACCTGCTCTATCACAAGAACTGGATCGACACCGTGCAGTGGCATCTTGAGGATATCATCCGTGATCCGCAGATCGACCCTGTGGCCGCGCTGGCCATCAAACGGCGCATCGACAAGTCCAATCAGGAGCGTACGGACATGGTGGAGTACGTCGATTCGTACCTGCTCGACAAATACAGGGAGATAGAACCCCTGCCCGGCGCTCGGCTCAATACCGAGACCCCGGCGTGGGCCATCGACCGGCTGTCGATTCTGGCGCTCAAGATTTACCACATGGCCTGCGAGACGGAGCGTACCGATGTGGATGACGCCCACCGCGCGGCGTGCCGGAAGAAGCTCGACGTGCTGCTGGCGCAGCAGGCGGATCTTTCGAAAGCGATCGAAGAGCTGATCGAGGACATCGAGGCGGGCCGCAAGTACATGAAGACCTACAAACAGATGAAAATGTATAATGATCCGGCGTTGAACCCGGTTCTTTATGGTCAGAAAAAGTAA
- a CDS encoding methylated-DNA--[protein]-cysteine S-methyltransferase, whose translation MERMLFIETPVGKLGITASDEAVTRIFFGREYRNRRRPRNAPETCTPETAGPLLLQAAAELAEYFAGTRREFTLPLAPAGTPFQQAVWEALRTIPYGETRTYGQIAAQIGRPTACRAVGMANNRNPIAIVVPCHRVVGSTGALVGYAGGLGVKTHLLNLEKAHED comes from the coding sequence ATGGAACGGATGCTCTTCATCGAAACACCCGTCGGAAAACTCGGCATCACGGCTTCGGACGAAGCCGTCACCCGCATCTTCTTCGGCCGCGAATACCGCAACCGGCGCAGACCGCGCAACGCCCCGGAGACGTGTACGCCGGAGACGGCCGGTCCCCTGCTCCTGCAGGCGGCGGCCGAGCTGGCCGAATACTTCGCAGGAACGCGCCGCGAGTTCACCCTCCCGCTGGCGCCCGCCGGCACTCCATTCCAGCAAGCCGTGTGGGAGGCCCTGAGGACGATCCCTTATGGCGAGACCCGCACCTACGGCCAGATCGCGGCGCAGATCGGCCGCCCGACGGCCTGCCGCGCGGTAGGCATGGCCAACAACCGCAACCCGATCGCCATCGTCGTCCCCTGCCACCGCGTGGTCGGCAGCACGGGCGCACTGGTCGGCTATGCCGGAGGTCTGGGCGTGAAAACCCACCTGCTGAATCTCGAAAAAGCCCACGAAGACTGA